Genomic DNA from Candidatus Nanopelagicales bacterium:
TGCAAACCCCGATCTCTATGGCGGAACTGGATCGGGATACCGCTGCTTCATCTCCGTAAGCGTTCAGACGCCGGAGAAGACCTACGGAATGCTCACCGTAGACACGCCAGAGTTGGACGCCTTCGACCCGGTGGTGGACGTTGAGACCGTGAAACTACTGGCGGATCTAGCAGCGGTCGCGATGGCGATCGAAGAACTCGACCACTAGTGGAATTGGCGATGACATATCTCTGTGCAATCCTGAACGAAGCCGATAACAACGCTGAGGAGGACAGATGACAAGCAAAGCCCAGTGGGAAGCGCTCACTGCGCTCCTGCCTGACCTCAGTGACCCCGCCACTCGTGAGCGCATTTGGCAGGCGGCGGCCCAGGAAGCAGAACGTGATGCATCCAAGCGCCGCGCCCGCCGCGCCCGGGCTATGGTGCGACGTCGCGAGGAGCGGAGAAGGAAAGTGGCGGTGGCCTAACCGGTCTCCCGCGCCAGCCATTCGCTCGTATGGGATTTTGCATCGTAATCCGAAGGATTCCAATGCCGTAAGCATGCCCACAACCCCTGGTCAGAGGGTTACGCAAACAGCCCACCAGTGAGAACCTCCCTTCGGGGAGGTTCTCGTGTTCCGGGGGCCACCAGCCTGTCTCCCGCGAGTGCGACATCGTTGCTGGTTTTCGGCGCGCGGGTTGCAAGTGGTCGGGGCAACAGTCCAGCGTGAAGGTGGGTGTGTTGCATGCCGGGGTTTCGCACTACGCGGCGGATGGAAGACAGGTTCTGGGCCCAGTACTCGGGTGGGGTCGGGCTTGAGCAGGCTGCGGCGGTAGCCGGCGTGTCGTGGGGCACGGCGAAGGGGTGGCTGCGTAAGCGTGGCGGGGTGAAACCTACACCGAGTTCTGATGGCAATGCTCTGAGCCTGGACGAGCGGATTCGTATCCAGGCCGGGGTGATGGCTGGGGAGTCGAATGCCGAGATCGCCCGGCAGATCGGCCGGCACCGTTCGACGGTCGGTGAGGAGTTGAAACGCAACGGGTGGGCCTCGGCGCGGGGGCCGGCCAATCAGCGCCGGTCGTACAACGCGTTGAGCGCGCAGCGGCGTGCTGATGAGCAACGGCGACGCCCGAAACCACGCAAACTGGATGTGAATCCGACATTGCACGACGAGGTGCAGGACAAACTGGATCTGGACTGGAGCCCCGAGCAGATCACCCGATGGCTGCACCGGATCCATGGGAAGGATCCCGAGATGACGATCAGCCACGAGGCGATCTACCAGTGCATCTACGTCAACAGCGCCGGGGGGCTGCGCCGGGCACTGACCGCCCGGCTGCGCACCGGGCGCAAGCTACGCAAACCGCGGCGGCGCCCGCAGGAACGCCGCGGCAAAATCCCGGACATGCCCAGCATCGTGGAACGCCCCGACGAGGCATGGGGCCGGGCGGTCCCCGGGTACTGGGAAGGAGACCTGATCATGGGAG
This window encodes:
- a CDS encoding IS30 family transposase, whose amino-acid sequence is MEDRFWAQYSGGVGLEQAAAVAGVSWGTAKGWLRKRGGVKPTPSSDGNALSLDERIRIQAGVMAGESNAEIARQIGRHRSTVGEELKRNGWASARGPANQRRSYNALSAQRRADEQRRRPKPRKLDVNPTLHDEVQDKLDLDWSPEQITRWLHRIHGKDPEMTISHEAIYQCIYVNSAGGLRRALTARLRTGRKLRKPRRRPQERRGKIPDMPSIVERPDEAWGRAVPGYWEGDLIMGADNATAIGTLVDRCSRTIKLLHLPDGHSPEQVRDQMIAAVAGMPEALKLSITWDQGIEMHQHRAITEATGVQIYFCDPHSPWQRPTNENTNGLLRQYFPKGTDLSVHSRADLDHVEWLLNGRPRKSLDWLTPDEYLKQVLEEDITVALTE